The following coding sequences are from one Chaetodon trifascialis isolate fChaTrf1 chromosome 24, fChaTrf1.hap1, whole genome shotgun sequence window:
- the LOC139352015 gene encoding NLR family CARD domain-containing protein 3-like codes for MNQCEHREEGVRPFKTSLCGPGPGPEPGPEPSCVSFRSDRSKDLPISFKQQHVSDRQIYGRQTSAGPGPEPSCVSFRSDRSKDLPISFKQQHVSDRQSYARGPESQPDPEPRVKLGPSCVSLASDGSMGRFIDFQGHQLSAAKRVHQESSEVPSGQSAQQHQTHLDSIFLLLEENIVSFVRNELKKIKTVLRADYPECLESQGEDEYEDAEQRRSSREAFLKITLHFLRRMKEEELAERLQSRSPVGVGQRKLKCNLKEKFQCVFEGVAKTGKRTLLNQIYTELFITEGGTGQVNGEHEVRQIETASRKPHGPETTIRCEDIFKPPGRDEPIRTVMTKGVAGIGKTVLTQKFTLDWAEDKANQDIQLTFPFTFRELNVLREKRFSLVELVHHFFPETKEAGICRFEEFSVLFILDGLDESRLLLDFTNNEILTDVTKSTSVDVLLTNLIRRKLLPSARLWITTRPAAANQIPPEFVDMVTEIRGFTDEQKEEYFRKRFRDEEQARRIISHIKTSESLHIMCHIPVFCWITATVLEDVMKTREEGQLPKTLTQMYIHFLVVQSKVKNIKYDGGAESDPQWTPRSKEMIESLGKLAFEQLQKGNLIFYQSDLTECGIDIRAASVYSGVFTQIFKEERGLYQDRVFCFVHLSVQEFLAALHVHLTFIKSGVNLLSEQQTTYYESAETHFYQSAVDKALQSPNGHLDLFLRFLLGLSLQTNQRLLQGLLTQTGSGSETSPVTLEYIKKKIEEASSVEQTINLFHCLNELSDRCLADVCQQSLSSGRLSTDKLSPAQWSALVFILLSSGKDLDAFHLKKFSLPRKNSLSLSSARASMKSLQLSYKLFKQIVEPLRSVEMRNNNLQDSGPRTPLIPSCNRTKKSIPRKVSKPIVKVQMGPAVTDS; via the exons atgaatcagtgtgagcacagagaggagggagtccgTCCCTTTAAAACCAGTCTCtgtggacctggacctggacctgaacctggacctgaacccagctgtgtgtccttcaggagtGACCGGTCAAAGGATCTCCCCATTTcctttaaacagcaacatgtctctgacagaca gatcTATGGCAGACAAacctctgctggacctggacctgaacccagctgtgtgtccttcaggagtGACCGGTCAAAGGATCTCCCCATTtcttttaaacagcaacatgtctctgacagaca GTCCTATGCACGTGGACCTGAATCTCAACCTGACCCTGAACCTCGAGTCAAACTtggacccagctgtgtgtccttggCGAGCGACGGGTCGATGGGTCGTTTCATTGATTTTCAAGGACATCAACTGTCTGCTGCAAAGAG agtccaccaggagagctcagaggttcccagtggtcagtctgcccagcagcatcagactcaCCTGGACTCCATATTTCTG ctgctggaggagaacattgtctcttttgtgaggaacgagctgaagaagatcaaGACGGTTCTGAGGGCAGATTACCCAGAATGCTTAGAGAGTCAGGGGGAGGATGAGtatgaggatgcagagcagaggaggagcagcagagaggcatttctgaagatcacgctgcacttcctgaggagaatgaaggaggaggagctggctgagcgtctgcagagca gaagtcctgTTGGTGTTGGTCAGCGTAAACTTAAATGTAACCTGAAGGAGaagttccagtgtgtgtttgagggggtCGCTAAAACAGGAAAGCGGACCCTCCTGAATCAGATCTAcacagagctcttcatcacagagggagggactggaCAGGTCAATGGTgaacatgaggtcagacagattgAAACAGCATCCAGGAAACCACACGGACCAGAAACCACAATCAGATGTGAAGACATCTTTAAACCACCTGGACGAgatgaaccaatcagaacagtgatgacaaagggAGTGGCTGGCATTGGGAAGACGGTCTTAACACAgaagttcactctggactgggctGAAGACAAAGCCAACCAGGACATACAGTTAACATTTCCATTcactttcagagagctgaatgtgctgagagagaaaaggttcagcttggtggaacttgttcatcacttctttcctgaaaccaaagaagcaggaatctgcaggtttgaagagTTCAGCGTTTTGTTCATCCTTGACGGTCTGGATGAGAGTCGACTTCTTCTGGACTTCACCAACAATGAGATCCTGACTGATGTCACAaagtccacctcagtggatgtgctgctgacaaacctcatcaggaggaaactgcttccctctgctcgcctctggataaccacacgacctgcagcagccaatcagatccctccagagtttgttgacatggtgacagagatcagagggttcactgatgaacagaaggaggagtacttcaggaagaggttcagagatgaggagcaggccaGAAGAATCATCTCCCACATCAAGACATCAGAaagcctccacatcatgtgccacatcccagtcttctgctggatcactgctacagttctggaggatgtgatgaagaccagagaggaaggacagctgcccaagaccctgactcagatgtacatccacttcctggtggttcagtccaaagTGAAGAACATCAagtatgatggaggagctgagtcagaTCCTCAGTGGACTCCAAGGAGCAAGGAGATGATTGAgtctctgggaaaactggcttttgagcagctgcagaaaggaaacctgatcttctaccaatcagacctgacagagtgtggcatcgatatcagagcagcctcagtgtactcaggagtgttcacacagatcttcaaagaggagagaggactgtacCAGGACAGGGTGTTCTGCTTCGTCCATCTGAGtgttcaggagtttctggctgctcttcatgtccatCTGACCTTCATCAAGTCTGGAGTCAATCTGCTGTCAGAACAGCAAACAACCTACTATgaatctgcagagacacacttcTACCAGAGTGCAGTGGACAAGGCCTTACAGAGTCCAAATGGACACCTGGACTTGTTCCTCCGATTCCTCCTGGGTCTTTCCCTGCAGACCAATCAGAGACTCCTACAAGgcctgctgacacagacaggaagtggctcagaAACCAGTCCCGTAACTTTGGAGTACATCAAGAAGAAGATCGAGGAGGCTTCCTCTGTTGAGCAAACAatcaatctgttccactgtctgaatgaactgaGTGATCGCTGTCTGGCGGATGTCTGCCAGCAGTCTCTGAGTTCAGGAAGACTCTCCACAGAtaaactgtctcctgctcagtggtcagctctggtcttcatcTTACTGTCATCAGGAAAAGATCTGGACGCGTTTCACCTGAAGAAATTTTCCCTTCCAAGAAAGAACTCTTTGTCCCTATCCTCAGCCAGAGCCAGCATGAAAAGTCT ACAATTGTCCTATAAATTGTTCAAGCAAATCGTTGAACCTCTCAGATCGGTGGAGATGAGgaacaacaacctgcaggattcaggacCGAGGACGCCGCTGATTCCTTCATGCAATAGAACCAAGAAAAGTATTCCACGGAAAGTTTCGAAGCCTATCGTCAAGGTTCAAATGGGCcctgctgtgactgacagttga